From Virgibacillus ihumii, the proteins below share one genomic window:
- the glpX gene encoding class II fructose-bisphosphatase produces MERSLTMEIVRVTEAAALKSARWMGRGKKEEADDAATSAMRDVFDTIPMKGRVVIGEGEKDEAPMLYIGEELGTGTGPSVDVAVDPLEGTNIVAQGTWNALAVIAIADHKKLLHAPDMYMKKIAVGPEAVGKVDLNASTADNLKAVAEAKNKAVEDLVVIVLDRPRHKELIEEIREAGARIKLIPDGDVAAAMNTAFDDTGVDLLLGIGGAPEGVLSAVALKCLGGEIQGKLLPKDEAERERCTKMGILDADKVLHMEDLCGGDDAIFAATGVTDGELLQGVQFKGEKATTETVVMRAKSGTVRFIDGKHSLEKKPNYVIKP; encoded by the coding sequence ATGGAGAGAAGTTTAACAATGGAAATCGTACGCGTTACCGAGGCAGCAGCCCTGAAATCAGCACGCTGGATGGGTCGGGGCAAAAAGGAAGAGGCGGATGATGCCGCAACTTCTGCCATGCGCGACGTGTTTGATACCATCCCGATGAAAGGACGGGTTGTCATTGGGGAAGGTGAAAAAGACGAAGCACCAATGTTGTACATAGGCGAAGAACTTGGTACTGGCACTGGCCCCAGTGTAGATGTCGCTGTAGACCCGCTTGAAGGAACGAACATCGTTGCTCAAGGTACATGGAATGCACTGGCAGTCATTGCGATTGCTGATCATAAAAAGCTGCTGCATGCACCGGACATGTACATGAAAAAAATTGCAGTAGGACCGGAAGCGGTAGGAAAAGTTGATCTCAACGCATCCACGGCCGATAATTTGAAAGCTGTTGCCGAGGCGAAGAATAAAGCAGTGGAAGATTTGGTCGTTATTGTATTGGATCGGCCGCGCCATAAGGAATTAATCGAAGAAATCCGGGAAGCTGGTGCCCGCATCAAACTTATTCCGGATGGGGACGTGGCAGCAGCGATGAATACTGCTTTTGATGATACGGGAGTGGATCTCCTGCTTGGAATTGGCGGTGCTCCGGAAGGCGTACTCAGTGCCGTTGCATTGAAATGCCTTGGCGGTGAAATCCAGGGAAAACTGCTTCCAAAAGATGAAGCGGAACGTGAGCGCTGTACTAAAATGGGTATTTTGGATGCCGACAAAGTTCTTCACATGGAAGATCTATGTGGTGGTGACGATGCCATTTTTGCAGCTACCGGCGTAACAGATGGTGAATTGCTGCAGGGTGTTCAGTTCAAAGGTGAAAAAGCTACGACTGAAACTGTTGTTATGCGTGCCAAAAGCGGAACAGTTCGCTTCATTGATGGAAAGCACAGTCTGGAGAAAAAACCCAACTATGTTATAAAACCATAA
- a CDS encoding response regulator, translating into MTRKILVVDDQPGIRLLLQEVFTNEGYHVTTVTTGKEALDNLFSTEFDLIMLDYKLPIVDGVEVLRKMNDRDITTPAIIMSGLPEDISTETEQLSPVKKILAKPFNVQEVCDFTRSLLG; encoded by the coding sequence ATGACACGAAAGATTCTTGTCGTAGATGATCAGCCTGGGATTCGCCTGCTTTTGCAGGAGGTTTTTACTAATGAAGGCTATCATGTAACGACTGTGACAACTGGAAAAGAAGCACTTGATAATTTGTTCAGTACAGAGTTTGACTTGATCATGCTGGATTATAAATTGCCCATAGTTGATGGGGTTGAAGTGTTAAGAAAAATGAATGATCGTGATATCACAACACCGGCAATTATTATGAGCGGCCTTCCGGAAGACATCAGTACCGAAACCGAGCAGTTAAGTCCCGTAAAAAAAATCCTGGCCAAGCCTTTTAATGTACAGGAAGTGTGTGATTTTACCAGAAGTTTGCTTGGGTAA
- the fsa gene encoding fructose-6-phosphate aldolase codes for MKFFIDTANIDEVRSANALGILAGVTTNPSLVAKEGVSFHDRLREITSEVDGSVSAEVIAEDAEGMIKEGKELAAIAPNITVKVPMTLEGLKAVKAFSDLNIKTNVTLIFNANQALLAARAGASYVSPFLGRLDDIGQDGMDLIATISQIFDQHGIETEIIAASIRHPLHVTDAAANGAHIATIPYKVLGQLVKHPLTDQGIEKFLNDWNKQK; via the coding sequence ATGAAATTTTTTATCGATACAGCGAATATTGATGAGGTGCGTTCCGCGAATGCTCTTGGAATACTCGCTGGTGTAACGACAAACCCGAGCCTGGTGGCCAAAGAGGGTGTTTCTTTCCATGACCGTTTACGGGAAATCACCAGTGAAGTGGATGGTTCGGTCAGCGCGGAAGTAATTGCCGAAGATGCGGAAGGCATGATCAAGGAAGGTAAGGAGCTTGCCGCGATTGCACCGAATATCACGGTCAAAGTTCCGATGACACTAGAGGGCTTAAAAGCAGTTAAGGCGTTCAGTGATCTTAATATTAAAACAAATGTAACACTTATTTTTAATGCGAATCAGGCATTGCTGGCAGCGCGTGCAGGTGCGTCATACGTGTCACCATTCCTCGGCAGACTGGATGACATTGGTCAAGATGGAATGGATCTGATCGCAACCATCTCGCAAATTTTCGACCAACATGGCATCGAAACGGAAATTATTGCAGCCTCGATCAGACACCCATTGCATGTTACGGATGCTGCAGCAAATGGAGCACATATTGCGACCATCCCATATAAGGTACTGGGACAGCTTGTCAAACATCCATTAACAGATCAAGGGATTGAAAAATTCCTGAATGATTGGAATAAGCAAAAATAA
- the rpoE gene encoding DNA-directed RNA polymerase subunit delta, translated as MGLNDYSREEMQRMPMVELAHNILSDKQKAAHYSELYDQVAEMKGFTEEQKEGYLSQFYTDLTVDGRLITTGSGIWGLKRWYPVEQIDEEGAAPKKKKKKSTKKKATKKKQPVKQEEPESDDLEVLTDKFEDEVHDDEEDHFGDDFDDERDDYEDDEHDEDEEYEDDEEDKKK; from the coding sequence ATGGGTTTGAACGATTACAGCCGCGAGGAAATGCAAAGAATGCCAATGGTTGAATTGGCACATAATATTTTATCAGATAAACAAAAAGCTGCTCATTACAGTGAATTATATGACCAGGTTGCCGAAATGAAAGGCTTTACCGAAGAACAAAAAGAAGGTTATCTTTCTCAGTTTTACACAGATTTGACGGTTGACGGCAGATTGATTACCACAGGCTCCGGCATCTGGGGGCTGAAGCGCTGGTACCCTGTCGAACAGATTGATGAAGAAGGGGCAGCACCAAAGAAGAAAAAGAAAAAAAGTACGAAAAAGAAAGCAACAAAAAAGAAACAGCCAGTAAAGCAGGAAGAACCTGAGTCAGATGATCTCGAAGTGCTGACGGATAAGTTTGAAGATGAAGTGCATGATGATGAAGAAGATCATTTTGGTGACGACTTTGATGATGAACGTGATGATTATGAAGATGATGAACATGATGAAGATGAAGAATACGAGGACGATGAAGAGGACAAAAAGAAATAA
- a CDS encoding CTP synthase — MTKYIFVTGGVVSSLGKGITAASLGRLLKNRGLKITIQKFDPYINVDPGTMSPYQHGEVFVTEDGAETDLDLGHYERFTDINLNKYSNITTGKVYSSVIKKERRGDYLGGTVQVIPHITNEIKEQVFRAGQETKADVVITEIGGTVGDIESLPFLEAIRQIKSDIGRDHVMYIHCTLVPYIKAAGEMKTKPTQHSVKELRSLGIQPDAIVLRTELPISTEMKEKIALFCDIDEKAVIEMIDADTLYQIPVSLQEQQLDQLTCNHFGLDCGPADMDEWMKLVNKVRGLSKTITIGLVGKYVELPDAYLSVVESLKHAGYSYDSNVEVKWINAEKLDEECIKQELKQVDGVLVPGGFGDRGIEGKIEAIRYARENNVPYFGICLGMQLATVEFARNVLGMEGAHSAEINPNTPYPIIDLLPEQKNISDMGGTLRLGIYPCKLVDDTKTKAAYRNEDIVYERHRHRYEFNNEYREQMADNGFVFSGTSPDGRLIETIEIADHPWFVACQFHPEFKSRPTNPQALFEGFIGAAFSQRSNK; from the coding sequence ATGACGAAATATATATTTGTAACCGGGGGCGTTGTTTCATCGTTAGGGAAAGGGATAACTGCTGCTTCACTGGGCCGGTTATTGAAAAACCGCGGTCTGAAAATTACTATCCAAAAATTTGACCCGTACATTAATGTGGACCCGGGTACGATGAGTCCGTATCAGCACGGCGAAGTTTTTGTAACCGAAGACGGTGCAGAGACTGACCTTGATCTGGGCCATTATGAACGGTTTACCGATATCAACCTGAACAAATACAGCAACATTACAACGGGAAAAGTTTATTCGAGCGTTATCAAAAAAGAACGCCGCGGTGATTATCTGGGCGGTACGGTGCAGGTTATCCCGCATATTACCAATGAAATTAAAGAACAGGTATTCCGGGCCGGCCAGGAAACGAAGGCTGATGTCGTCATCACTGAAATCGGCGGAACAGTCGGTGATATTGAATCATTGCCATTTTTGGAAGCGATCCGCCAGATTAAAAGTGACATCGGCAGAGACCATGTAATGTACATCCATTGTACACTTGTCCCGTACATTAAGGCGGCAGGTGAAATGAAGACCAAGCCAACCCAGCACAGTGTAAAGGAATTGCGCTCACTGGGGATTCAGCCGGATGCAATTGTACTGCGGACAGAACTCCCAATCAGTACGGAAATGAAAGAGAAAATTGCCCTATTCTGTGATATTGATGAAAAGGCAGTAATTGAAATGATTGATGCGGATACATTGTATCAAATCCCTGTATCATTGCAGGAGCAGCAGCTCGATCAGCTTACCTGTAATCACTTCGGACTTGATTGCGGTCCGGCAGATATGGATGAATGGATGAAACTGGTCAATAAAGTCCGTGGACTTTCCAAAACCATTACAATCGGTCTTGTCGGAAAATATGTGGAACTGCCGGATGCGTATCTTTCGGTTGTGGAATCGTTAAAACATGCTGGGTATTCTTATGATTCCAATGTGGAAGTAAAATGGATCAATGCCGAGAAGCTGGATGAGGAATGTATTAAACAGGAACTGAAACAGGTCGATGGCGTTCTTGTCCCGGGTGGATTCGGTGATCGTGGAATTGAAGGAAAAATCGAAGCAATTCGTTACGCCCGTGAAAATAACGTTCCATACTTCGGCATCTGTCTGGGCATGCAGCTGGCAACGGTGGAATTTGCCCGAAATGTACTTGGAATGGAAGGTGCGCATTCGGCTGAAATTAATCCGAACACACCATATCCAATCATTGACCTGCTTCCGGAGCAGAAAAACATTTCTGATATGGGCGGTACATTAAGGCTTGGTATTTATCCATGCAAGCTGGTTGATGATACGAAAACAAAAGCTGCATACCGGAATGAAGATATTGTTTATGAACGGCACCGTCACCGTTATGAATTTAATAATGAGTACCGTGAGCAAATGGCTGATAACGGATTTGTTTTTTCCGGGACAAGTCCGGATGGCAGGTTGATTGAGACAATCGAAATTGCAGATCATCCGTGGTTTGTGGCATGTCAGTTCCATCCGGAGTTCAAATCACGCCCGACAAATCCGCAAGCATTGTTTGAGGGCTTTATTGGTGCGGCTTTCAGCCAGCGGAGTAATAAATAG
- a CDS encoding UDP-N-acetylglucosamine 1-carboxyvinyltransferase, with amino-acid sequence MEKMLVEGGHLLNGKVRINGAKNSAVALLPAALMADSEVAIEGLPEISDIYTLGGLLEEIGGKVSWDGQTVYIDPQHMVSMPLPNGKVKKLRASYYFMGAMLGKFKQAVIGLPGGCHLGPRPIDQHIKGFEALGAEVTNEQGAIYLRANELRGARIYLDVVSVGATINIMLAAVKAKGKTVIENAAKEPEIIDVATLLTNMGANIKGVGTDVIRIEGVSSLNGCRHTIIPDRIEAGTYAIAAAAQGDEVIIDNVIPQHLESVLAKLREMGVDIEEGDEQLLISPKKPLKSVDIKTLVYPGFPTDLQQPFTTLLTKAVNTGVITDTIYSARLKHIDELRRMNAIIKVEGGSAIISGPVELQGAKVKASDLRAGAALIIAGLMANGVTEITGLDHIDRGYEKITDKLITLGANVWREEMSEEEVRQFQNS; translated from the coding sequence GTGGAAAAGATGTTAGTTGAAGGCGGTCATTTGTTAAATGGAAAAGTTCGGATCAACGGTGCCAAAAATAGTGCAGTAGCATTACTTCCGGCTGCACTGATGGCGGATTCCGAGGTAGCTATCGAGGGACTCCCGGAAATATCGGATATTTATACCCTCGGTGGTTTGCTCGAGGAAATCGGCGGCAAAGTCAGCTGGGACGGACAAACGGTATACATTGATCCTCAACACATGGTTTCAATGCCATTGCCAAATGGTAAAGTCAAAAAACTGCGGGCATCCTACTATTTTATGGGTGCGATGCTGGGCAAATTCAAGCAGGCAGTCATTGGGCTGCCGGGCGGCTGTCATTTAGGGCCGCGTCCAATCGACCAGCACATTAAAGGATTTGAAGCGCTCGGAGCGGAAGTGACCAATGAACAGGGTGCTATTTACCTTCGTGCGAATGAATTGAGAGGCGCGAGAATTTATCTCGATGTGGTCAGTGTAGGTGCAACCATCAACATCATGCTGGCTGCTGTCAAAGCGAAAGGTAAAACAGTTATTGAAAATGCTGCAAAAGAACCGGAAATCATTGATGTGGCTACCCTTTTAACGAATATGGGGGCGAACATCAAAGGTGTTGGAACGGATGTCATCCGAATTGAAGGGGTGTCTTCACTGAATGGCTGCCGGCATACGATTATTCCGGACAGAATTGAAGCGGGCACATATGCGATTGCCGCCGCTGCGCAGGGTGACGAGGTTATTATTGATAATGTGATTCCCCAACATCTCGAGTCCGTGCTGGCAAAATTGCGTGAAATGGGTGTCGATATTGAGGAAGGTGATGAGCAATTACTGATCTCACCAAAAAAACCACTCAAAAGTGTCGATATCAAAACATTGGTTTATCCTGGTTTTCCGACGGACCTGCAGCAGCCGTTCACGACGCTTTTAACGAAAGCAGTTAATACCGGTGTTATTACAGACACGATTTATTCAGCAAGATTAAAACATATTGATGAATTACGTCGAATGAATGCTATAATAAAAGTTGAGGGTGGCTCAGCCATTATATCCGGTCCTGTTGAGCTGCAAGGTGCAAAAGTGAAGGCAAGCGACTTGCGCGCAGGTGCAGCGCTTATCATTGCCGGGTTGATGGCCAACGGAGTAACAGAGATAACCGGCCTTGACCATATTGACCGCGGGTACGAAAAAATAACAGATAAATTAATTACCCTCGGAGCCAATGTCTGGCGTGAGGAAATGTCCGAAGAGGAAGTGCGGCAATTTCAAAATTCCTAG